One Gimesia aquarii DNA segment encodes these proteins:
- a CDS encoding polysaccharide deacetylase family protein has translation MSDSNAVISRRSFLTALTGSAFGIQTVFAQSAETHAPKKAQIAITFDLEMSRQYPQRDIFEWDFQKGNLNKETKDYSLKAAEIAKQSGGLIHFFCVGRVLEQKDITWLKSISEMGHPIGNHTYDHVNVWATEPQKTQFRFQRSPWLLGGKSAEQVIRQNIRLTTEAMKQRLGIVPDGFRTPGGSSNALNNRADLQKMLLAEGFKWVSSKYPKHKYSQPKEKPTEEIYQSILLAQQEAQPYVYPTGLIEIPMSPISDVGAFRSGYWKLKYFLKSVELCVQQAIKQGGVFDFLCHPSIMYVEDPKFETIKLICNLVNQENDKAEIVGLSDIAKRVP, from the coding sequence ATGTCAGACTCAAACGCTGTAATTTCTCGCCGGTCATTCCTGACTGCACTAACAGGCTCGGCCTTTGGAATACAAACAGTATTCGCACAATCTGCAGAAACTCACGCTCCAAAAAAAGCACAAATTGCGATTACCTTCGATCTAGAAATGAGCCGCCAATATCCGCAGAGGGATATATTCGAATGGGATTTTCAAAAAGGTAACCTAAACAAAGAAACCAAAGACTATTCATTGAAAGCAGCTGAGATTGCGAAACAATCAGGTGGATTGATTCATTTTTTTTGTGTGGGTCGTGTCCTAGAACAAAAAGATATTACCTGGCTTAAAAGTATCTCAGAAATGGGCCATCCCATCGGAAATCATACTTATGACCATGTCAATGTATGGGCTACTGAACCTCAAAAAACACAATTTCGTTTTCAACGTTCTCCCTGGTTACTCGGTGGGAAATCGGCAGAACAAGTCATTCGTCAAAATATTCGATTGACCACGGAAGCAATGAAACAACGATTAGGAATCGTGCCTGATGGATTCAGAACGCCTGGTGGCTCCAGTAATGCACTTAACAATCGAGCAGATTTGCAAAAAATGTTGCTTGCGGAGGGGTTTAAATGGGTCAGCTCGAAATACCCAAAACATAAATACAGCCAACCTAAGGAAAAGCCCACAGAGGAAATTTATCAATCGATCTTACTCGCACAACAAGAAGCACAACCTTACGTCTATCCAACTGGCCTGATTGAAATTCCAATGAGTCCCATTAGTGATGTAGGGGCCTTTCGATCTGGATACTGGAAATTAAAATACTTTCTCAAATCTGTTGAGCTATGCGTGCAACAAGCAATAAAACAAGGGGGTGTATTTGATTTTCTGTGTCATCCATCCATTATGTATGTCGAAGATCCAAAATTTGAAACTATCAAATTGATTTGTAATCTTGTTAACCAAGAAAATGACAAAGCTGAAATTGTGGGCTTGAGCGACATTGCAAAACGCGTTCCTTAG